In Astatotilapia calliptera chromosome 16, fAstCal1.2, whole genome shotgun sequence, one genomic interval encodes:
- the rpgra gene encoding uncharacterized protein DDB_G0290685 isoform X2, with product MLSAGCNTSAALTEDGRLFMWGDNSVGQISFGDEGFAAEPREVHVGEAVIWVSCGYKHSAFVTVYGRLYTFGESANGRLGLQEEQLANHRIPQQVQGVLGHVTRVCCGGEHTVVLTEKNVYTFGRGQYGQLGHGTFLFEVHLPKALQHFCNSKVRHIACGENHTAVVTDSGLLYTFGDGRHGKLGLGEENFINQFSPTLCTRFLQYAVQSVSCGGHHMLVVATPRPAESQEAVPEKDVLIADYFLESSFTKIIFKNKFISPTPPSPLSALSARARHRDRVRSVELFGDKFQSLPRLNSDFLNTSRQRSRNSLTLKTLSNDATTPSSSPKPKSEVTGSPLLSPRSRSISPQSPLLSSKASTPHSQSSFTLQSKASTSASSKSKCKKVPSPLLLPKSITKLNPSSPVATKMTAKPRLNRAAATKKPLSNKFSSPVPPKEPYTPTRPPSNVFIKNLKEEEHSAPTQTGNVKRQIITEEVEEKEVFSPYMGKKKGRAFRHAVKEEEPFAQQIQTNEKTDRNSPKVLPTELMKGPSTLKTEVSPLKSTKKNHKVTSNSKENITKESSNIKPSENRQAQKQLPHFKSSQQDKRKPSEHSTKTQQTLTDAQERVTEVKHKTRKTEDLRESNEPNEEDNSSLKKGLTRTPKKETKKSSSLDPKSPSIKVSKVNQAASLASTENAVKENEATQRGSDDVKPVEVASRGTRRVKSTLTKDQHKVKSVPGVDAKSPAAQGENTTPFKAETKKSVSRKTPLQVKGKLQELKPTPVKDQSKCAENPLIEGESKEKCEENELNCAKDATLKMKGGTVDEQKLSKIKDKKTAKESGAEQRAKTKRRGGGKEEEIRVKGEGDVDSENKMKAKPKSEASSLPSSQQDTPTEVRGNPISPQSPEVDSPRAAKPLRGAKPVVMDSRVSETNEEDTWGKNGGKTNWGEILSNSASLLPVAGIAGAAIEVLREAVTSVQSDSDKATSTPSKTLSKVRQFTKQSAVTEPSLCSTLSHFSSSNETEDGLKTDAQAGVPSESVNESQEVENDDSSCDPSEGEAVKGGLSEHIRGEHMEDSQKEVEEKSDKASGEDEDSEDGGKNEDEDVESGSDSEDKREECESSSDKETGEESNTGEGEEDNVSEEEEGDEKTSRSDKDEGSDKTNAAETEGEEESSKKTSDGLSDSDGSEGAEEEGENEESSDEESKEDKEKESEDEEKKSGDESESDESTNRESEGEEDGEEGDTAESAKTEEEENDEDEEGETEEQNDASTENEDEEKDSVEDEEADKSEGEQDSDKGEEEEDSEDEEEELQDEKSDEEEEEEGGEEREESESVGDGEAETEDGEDEDKEESEEEEESAEEEEEEEEEDTGDEDIEAEEEEEEKEEDTGDEETEAEEEKADTGDEEEEAEEENESEEEEKSKGKNKSMEPAKKNLLESDEGEEEEGEEGEGEEEGEEEEEQQKQTRLRGKRKDMKGNDEETDDEDEDSEEEGDEEERDEENKEKGNENQEEEEAEEEGIEEEEKGDENEEEEEENEEEEDQAKLAKKKKEKRQKPPPDRSSKQKEAPKPAPRTRQRAAGGAKAEDSQQFWNDVLPQYLDLQ from the exons ATGCTTTCTGCAGGATGCAACACCTCAGCCGCCTTAACAG AGGATGGGAGGCTGTTCATGTGGGGGGACAACTCTGTGGGTCAGATTTCTTTTGGGGACGAGGGATTTGCTGCAGAACCCAGAGAGGTCCACGTTGGAGAAGCAGTCATATGGGTGTCCTGTGGGTATAAGCACTCAGCTTTTGTGACAG TTTATGGTCGTCTCTACACGTTTGGTGAGAGTGCGAATGGAAGACTCGGTCTTCAGGAGGAGCAGCTGGCCAATCACAGAATTCCTCAGCAGGTGCAGGGAGTCCTGGGTCATGTCACCCGAGTGTGCTGTGGAGGAGAGCACACAGTGGTCCTCACAG AGAAGAACGTGTACACATTCGGCAGAGGTCAGTACGGTCAGCTGGGCCACGGAACATTTCTGTTTGAGGTTCATTTGCCAAAAGCGCTGCAGCACTTTTGTAACAGCAAGGTCAGACACATCGCGTGTGGAGAGAACCACACAGCTGTGGTCACAG ACAGCGGGCTGCTGTACACGTTTGGTGATGGTCGTCATGGAAAACTCGGGTTAGGGGAGGAAAACTTCATCAACCAGTTCAGCCCGACACTCTGCACACGTTTTCTTCAATACGCTGTTCAGTCA GTGTCGTGCGGTGGTCACCACATGCTGGTCGTGGCTACACCCAGGCCAGCAGAGAGCCAAGAAGCGGTGCCAGAGAAGGATGTCTTAATCGCAGACTACTTTCTGGAGTCAAGTTTTACCAAAATCATCTTTAAAAACAAGTTCATCAGTCCAACTCCACCATCACCACTCTCAGCCCTCTCAGCCCGGGCACGCCACCGAGACAGA gttcGTTCTGTGGAGTTGTTTGGGGATAAGTTTCAGAGCCTCCCACGGCTTAACTCTGACTTTCTCAACACATCTCGGCAAAGATCCAGAAATTCCCTAACTCTGAAAACCCTTTCAAATGATGCTACTACCCCTTCATCATCCCCTAAACCAAAATCAGAGGTGACAGGAAGCCCACTTCTCTCCCCCAGATCTCGATCCATATCCCCTCAGAGTCCACTGTTATCCTCTAAGGCATCAACCCCACATTCACAATCATCATTCACGCTTCAAAGTAAAGCATCCACGTCTGCTTCTTCTAAGTCTAAATGCAAAAAGGTGCCCTCTCCTTTGCTTTTACCAAAGTCTATAACAAAATTAAACCCCAGCAGTCCTGTAGCTACTAAAATGACTGCAAAGCCTAGACTAAACCGAGCAGCAGCCACTAAGAAGCCTCTAAGTAACAAATTCTCATCTCCTGTGCCACCTAAAGAGCCCTACACCCCGACTAGACCCCCCAgtaatgttttcattaaaaatctAAAGGAGGAAGAACATTCTGCCCCAACACAAACAG GAAATGTTAAGAGACAAATAATCACTGAAGAAGTGGAGGAGAAAGAAGTCTTTTCACCATATATG GGAAAGAAAAAGGGCAGAGCTTTTAGACATGCAGTAAAGGAAGAAGAACCATTTGCACAACAGATCCAGACTAACGAGAAGACCGACCGAAACTCCCCTAAGGTTTTGCCAACAGAGCTTATGAAGGGCCCCAGCACCTTGAAGACAGAAGTGTCTCCTCTGAAgagcacaaagaaaaatcacaaagtgactTCAAACAGCAAAGAGAACATCACCAAGGAGTCCAGCAACATCAAACCTTCAGAAAACAGGCAAGCTCAAAAGCAGCTCCCGCATTTTAAATCATCACAGCAAGATAAGAGGAAACCGTCAGAGCatagcacaaaaacacaacagacgCTGACAGATGCACAGGAGAGAGTGACTGAAGTGAAGCACAAGACGAGGAAAACTGAGGATTTGAGAGAAAGTAATGAACCAAATGAAGAGGATAACAGCTCTCTGAAGAAAGGCTTGACAAGGACCCCAAAAAAGGAGACAAAGAAATCATCATCTTTAGATCCGAAATCTCCTTCTATCAAGGTCAGTAAAGTGAATCAAGCAGCCAGTCTAGCATCCACAGAAAATGCCGTAAAGGAAAATGAAGCAACTCAGAGGGGAAGTGATGacgtcaaacctgttgaagtgGCGAGTCGGGGGACACGGCGAGTCAAATCGACTCTAACAAAAGATCAGCACAAGGTTAAATCTGTACCAGGAGTGGATGCTAAATCGCCAGCAGCACAGGGAGAAAACACAACACCTTTTAAGGCTGAAACCAAGAAATCTGTCTCCAGAAAAACACCATTGCAAGTTAAGGGAAAATTGCAAGAGCTTAAACCAACACCAGTCAAGGATCAAagtaaatgtgcagaaaatcCCCTCATTGAAggtgaaagcaaagaaaagtgtGAGGAAAATGAGTTAAATTGTGCCAAAGACGCCACTCTGAAGATGAAAGGTGGAACTGTGGATGAGCAGAAATTGTCAAAAATAAAGGACAAAAAGACGGCAAAGGAATCCGGTGCTGAACAGAgggcaaaaacaaaacgaagAGGAGGAGGCAAGGAAGAGGAAATCAGAGTTAAAGGTGAGGGGGATGTTGACTCTGAGAATAAGATGAAGGCTAAACCAAAGAGTGAAGCTTCCAGCCTGCCGTCATCTCAGCAGGATACACCTACAGAAGTGAGAGGTAACCCAATTTCCCCTCAAAGCCCAGAGGTGGATTCTCCTAGAGCTGCAAAACCCCTGCGAGGCGCTAAGCCTGTTGTTATGGATTCCCgtgtttctgaaacaaatgaAGAGGACACTTGGGGCAAGAATGGGGGAAAAACAAATTGGGGAGAAATTCTCAGTAATTCAGCGTCACTTCTTCCAGTTGCTGGGATTGCAGGTGCAGCTATTGAGGTCCTTCGTGAGGCAGTGACAAGTGTGCAGTCTGACAGTGACAAAGCCACCTCGACACCCTCTAAAACGCTCAGTAAAGTCAGACAATTCACGAAGCAGAGTGCAGTTACGGAGCCGTCCTTGTGCTCCACATTGTCACATTTTTCTTCCTCGAATGAAACGGAGGATGGCCTGAAGACAGATGCTCAAGCTGGTGTTCCATCGGAATCTGTAAATGAATCCCAAGAAGTAGAAAATGATGACAGCAGTTGTGATCCATCAGAGGGGGAGGCAGTGAAAGGGGGCCTGTCTGAGCATATCAGGGGTGAACACATGGAAGATTCacaaaaagaagtggaggagaaATCCGACAAGGCATCTGGAGAGGATGAGGATTCTGAGGATGGGGGAAAGAATGAAGATGAAGATGTCGAGAGTGGAAGTGACAGTGAAGATAAAAGGGAAGAATGTGAGAGTAGTAGTGacaaagaaacaggagaggagagcaatacgggagagggagaggaagataatgtatctgaggaagaagagggtgACGAGAAAACAAGCAGGAGTGATAAAGATGAAGGAAGTGATAAAACTAATGCTGCTGAAactgaaggagaggaagaaagcaGTAAGAAGACAAGTGATGGATTGAGTGACTCTGATGGGAGTGAAGGAGCTGAGGAGGAAGGTGAAAATGAAGAGTCCAGTGATGAAGAGAGTAAAGAggataaagagaaggagagtgAGGATGAAGAGAAGAAAAGCGGTGATGAATCAGAGAGCGATGAGAGCACGAACCGAGAgtcagagggggaggaggacgGAGAGGAAGGAGACACTGCAGAATCTGCCaaaactgaagaagaagaaaatgatgaagatgaagagggCGAAACTGAGGAACAAAATGATGCCTCCACAGAAAATGAGGATGAGGAGAAGGACTCGGTTGAAGATGAAGAGGCAGATAAGAGTGAAGGAGAGCAAGACAGTGATaagggagaggaagaagaagatagcgaggatgaggaagaggaacTCCAAGATGAAAAaagtgatgaagaagaagaggaagaaggaggTGAGGAAAGGGAAGAAAGTGAGTCCGTAGGTGATGGGGAAGCTGAGACAGAAGATGGAGAGGATGAGGACAAAGAagagagtgaggaggaggaagagtctgcagaagaggaagaggaagaagaggaggaggatacAGGGGACGAAGACATAGaagctgaggaagaagaggaagagaaggaggaggataCAGGGGACGAAGAAACAGAAGCTGAGGAAGAGAAGGCGGATACAggggatgaagaagaagaagctgaggAAGAGAATgaaagtgaggaagaggagaaatcaaaaggaaaaaataaaagcatggagcctgctaaaaaaaatctgttagaGAGTGAtgaaggggaggaggaggagggggaggagggggaaggtgaggaggaaggggaagaagaggaagaacagcaaaaacagacaaggctaagaggaaaaaggaaagacaTGAAAGGTAATGATGAGGAaactgatgatgaagatgaggatAGTGAGGAAGAGGGTGATGAAGAAGAAAGGGATGAAGAGAATAAGGAAAAGGGAAATGAGaaccaggaggaggaggaggcagaagaagagggaattgaggaagaggaaaaaggagatgaaaatgaagaagaggaggaggagaatgaggaagaggaggaccaAGCAaaattagcaaagaaaaaaaaagagaagcgaCAGAAACCGCCACCAGACAGAAGCAGCAAACAGAAAGAAGCACCCAAACCAGCACCGAGGACCAGGCAGAGAGCTGCAGGGGGGGCGAAAGCTGAGGACTCTCAGCAGTTCTGGAACGATGTCCTGCCTCAATACCTAGACCTTCAGTGA
- the rpgra gene encoding X-linked retinitis pigmentosa GTPase regulator isoform X1 codes for MTGQTDVDIPETGAIFTFGRTSFANNVPSKFWLKNDHPKKTSCGGEHSAVITENGRLLMFGGNTWGQLGLRIKPSARKPTSVKALKSEKVKLAACGRDHTIVCTFHGSVYSAGSNQDGQLGLGHCDKSTCFHLLRPFCDWAPIKMLSAGCNTSAALTEDGRLFMWGDNSVGQISFGDEGFAAEPREVHVGEAVIWVSCGYKHSAFVTVYGRLYTFGESANGRLGLQEEQLANHRIPQQVQGVLGHVTRVCCGGEHTVVLTEKNVYTFGRGQYGQLGHGTFLFEVHLPKALQHFCNSKVRHIACGENHTAVVTDSGLLYTFGDGRHGKLGLGEENFINQFSPTLCTRFLQYAVQSVSCGGHHMLVVATPRPAESQEAVPEKDVLIADYFLESSFTKIIFKNKFISPTPPSPLSALSARARHRDRVRSVELFGDKFQSLPRLNSDFLNTSRQRSRNSLTLKTLSNDATTPSSSPKPKSEVTGSPLLSPRSRSISPQSPLLSSKASTPHSQSSFTLQSKASTSASSKSKCKKVPSPLLLPKSITKLNPSSPVATKMTAKPRLNRAAATKKPLSNKFSSPVPPKEPYTPTRPPSNVFIKNLKEEEHSAPTQTGNVKRQIITEEVEEKEVFSPYMGKKKGRAFRHAVKEEEPFAQQIQTNEKTDRNSPKVLPTELMKGPSTLKTEVSPLKSTKKNHKVTSNSKENITKESSNIKPSENRQAQKQLPHFKSSQQDKRKPSEHSTKTQQTLTDAQERVTEVKHKTRKTEDLRESNEPNEEDNSSLKKGLTRTPKKETKKSSSLDPKSPSIKVSKVNQAASLASTENAVKENEATQRGSDDVKPVEVASRGTRRVKSTLTKDQHKVKSVPGVDAKSPAAQGENTTPFKAETKKSVSRKTPLQVKGKLQELKPTPVKDQSKCAENPLIEGESKEKCEENELNCAKDATLKMKGGTVDEQKLSKIKDKKTAKESGAEQRAKTKRRGGGKEEEIRVKGEGDVDSENKMKAKPKSEASSLPSSQQDTPTEVRGNPISPQSPEVDSPRAAKPLRGAKPVVMDSRVSETNEEDTWGKNGGKTNWGEILSNSASLLPVAGIAGAAIEVLREAVTSVQSDSDKATSTPSKTLSKVRQFTKQSAVTEPSLCSTLSHFSSSNETEDGLKTDAQAGVPSESVNESQEVENDDSSCDPSEGEAVKGGLSEHIRGEHMEDSQKEVEEKSDKASGEDEDSEDGGKNEDEDVESGSDSEDKREECESSSDKETGEESNTGEGEEDNVSEEEEGDEKTSRSDKDEGSDKTNAAETEGEEESSKKTSDGLSDSDGSEGAEEEGENEESSDEESKEDKEKESEDEEKKSGDESESDESTNRESEGEEDGEEGDTAESAKTEEEENDEDEEGETEEQNDASTENEDEEKDSVEDEEADKSEGEQDSDKGEEEEDSEDEEEELQDEKSDEEEEEEGGEEREESESVGDGEAETEDGEDEDKEESEEEEESAEEEEEEEEEDTGDEDIEAEEEEEEKEEDTGDEETEAEEEKADTGDEEEEAEEENESEEEEKSKGKNKSMEPAKKNLLESDEGEEEEGEEGEGEEEGEEEEEQQKQTRLRGKRKDMKGNDEETDDEDEDSEEEGDEEERDEENKEKGNENQEEEEAEEEGIEEEEKGDENEEEEEENEEEEDQAKLAKKKKEKRQKPPPDRSSKQKEAPKPAPRTRQRAAGGAKAEDSQQFWNDVLPQYLDLQ; via the exons AAACAGGAGCAATTTTCACATTTGGAAGGACCAGCTTTGCTAATAATGTTCCCAGCAAGTTCTGGCTGAAGAATGACCATCCAAAGAAAACGTCATGTGGCGGAGAGCACTCTGCTGTTATCACAG AAAATGGGAGGTTGCTGATGTTTGGTGGCAACACATGGGGCCAGCTGGGGTTGAGAATTAAGCCTAGTGCCAGGAAACCAACCTCTGTGAAAG CCTTGAAGTCTGAGAAGGTGAAGCTTGCAGCTTGTGGGAGAGACCACACAATTGTTTGCACAT TTCATGGCAGTGTATACAGTGCAGGTAGCAACCAGGACGGGCAGCTGGGTTTAGGCCATTGTGACAAGTCTACATGCTTTCACCTGCTCCGCCCCTTCTGCGACTGGGCACCAATCAAAATGCTTTCTGCAGGATGCAACACCTCAGCCGCCTTAACAG AGGATGGGAGGCTGTTCATGTGGGGGGACAACTCTGTGGGTCAGATTTCTTTTGGGGACGAGGGATTTGCTGCAGAACCCAGAGAGGTCCACGTTGGAGAAGCAGTCATATGGGTGTCCTGTGGGTATAAGCACTCAGCTTTTGTGACAG TTTATGGTCGTCTCTACACGTTTGGTGAGAGTGCGAATGGAAGACTCGGTCTTCAGGAGGAGCAGCTGGCCAATCACAGAATTCCTCAGCAGGTGCAGGGAGTCCTGGGTCATGTCACCCGAGTGTGCTGTGGAGGAGAGCACACAGTGGTCCTCACAG AGAAGAACGTGTACACATTCGGCAGAGGTCAGTACGGTCAGCTGGGCCACGGAACATTTCTGTTTGAGGTTCATTTGCCAAAAGCGCTGCAGCACTTTTGTAACAGCAAGGTCAGACACATCGCGTGTGGAGAGAACCACACAGCTGTGGTCACAG ACAGCGGGCTGCTGTACACGTTTGGTGATGGTCGTCATGGAAAACTCGGGTTAGGGGAGGAAAACTTCATCAACCAGTTCAGCCCGACACTCTGCACACGTTTTCTTCAATACGCTGTTCAGTCA GTGTCGTGCGGTGGTCACCACATGCTGGTCGTGGCTACACCCAGGCCAGCAGAGAGCCAAGAAGCGGTGCCAGAGAAGGATGTCTTAATCGCAGACTACTTTCTGGAGTCAAGTTTTACCAAAATCATCTTTAAAAACAAGTTCATCAGTCCAACTCCACCATCACCACTCTCAGCCCTCTCAGCCCGGGCACGCCACCGAGACAGA gttcGTTCTGTGGAGTTGTTTGGGGATAAGTTTCAGAGCCTCCCACGGCTTAACTCTGACTTTCTCAACACATCTCGGCAAAGATCCAGAAATTCCCTAACTCTGAAAACCCTTTCAAATGATGCTACTACCCCTTCATCATCCCCTAAACCAAAATCAGAGGTGACAGGAAGCCCACTTCTCTCCCCCAGATCTCGATCCATATCCCCTCAGAGTCCACTGTTATCCTCTAAGGCATCAACCCCACATTCACAATCATCATTCACGCTTCAAAGTAAAGCATCCACGTCTGCTTCTTCTAAGTCTAAATGCAAAAAGGTGCCCTCTCCTTTGCTTTTACCAAAGTCTATAACAAAATTAAACCCCAGCAGTCCTGTAGCTACTAAAATGACTGCAAAGCCTAGACTAAACCGAGCAGCAGCCACTAAGAAGCCTCTAAGTAACAAATTCTCATCTCCTGTGCCACCTAAAGAGCCCTACACCCCGACTAGACCCCCCAgtaatgttttcattaaaaatctAAAGGAGGAAGAACATTCTGCCCCAACACAAACAG GAAATGTTAAGAGACAAATAATCACTGAAGAAGTGGAGGAGAAAGAAGTCTTTTCACCATATATG GGAAAGAAAAAGGGCAGAGCTTTTAGACATGCAGTAAAGGAAGAAGAACCATTTGCACAACAGATCCAGACTAACGAGAAGACCGACCGAAACTCCCCTAAGGTTTTGCCAACAGAGCTTATGAAGGGCCCCAGCACCTTGAAGACAGAAGTGTCTCCTCTGAAgagcacaaagaaaaatcacaaagtgactTCAAACAGCAAAGAGAACATCACCAAGGAGTCCAGCAACATCAAACCTTCAGAAAACAGGCAAGCTCAAAAGCAGCTCCCGCATTTTAAATCATCACAGCAAGATAAGAGGAAACCGTCAGAGCatagcacaaaaacacaacagacgCTGACAGATGCACAGGAGAGAGTGACTGAAGTGAAGCACAAGACGAGGAAAACTGAGGATTTGAGAGAAAGTAATGAACCAAATGAAGAGGATAACAGCTCTCTGAAGAAAGGCTTGACAAGGACCCCAAAAAAGGAGACAAAGAAATCATCATCTTTAGATCCGAAATCTCCTTCTATCAAGGTCAGTAAAGTGAATCAAGCAGCCAGTCTAGCATCCACAGAAAATGCCGTAAAGGAAAATGAAGCAACTCAGAGGGGAAGTGATGacgtcaaacctgttgaagtgGCGAGTCGGGGGACACGGCGAGTCAAATCGACTCTAACAAAAGATCAGCACAAGGTTAAATCTGTACCAGGAGTGGATGCTAAATCGCCAGCAGCACAGGGAGAAAACACAACACCTTTTAAGGCTGAAACCAAGAAATCTGTCTCCAGAAAAACACCATTGCAAGTTAAGGGAAAATTGCAAGAGCTTAAACCAACACCAGTCAAGGATCAAagtaaatgtgcagaaaatcCCCTCATTGAAggtgaaagcaaagaaaagtgtGAGGAAAATGAGTTAAATTGTGCCAAAGACGCCACTCTGAAGATGAAAGGTGGAACTGTGGATGAGCAGAAATTGTCAAAAATAAAGGACAAAAAGACGGCAAAGGAATCCGGTGCTGAACAGAgggcaaaaacaaaacgaagAGGAGGAGGCAAGGAAGAGGAAATCAGAGTTAAAGGTGAGGGGGATGTTGACTCTGAGAATAAGATGAAGGCTAAACCAAAGAGTGAAGCTTCCAGCCTGCCGTCATCTCAGCAGGATACACCTACAGAAGTGAGAGGTAACCCAATTTCCCCTCAAAGCCCAGAGGTGGATTCTCCTAGAGCTGCAAAACCCCTGCGAGGCGCTAAGCCTGTTGTTATGGATTCCCgtgtttctgaaacaaatgaAGAGGACACTTGGGGCAAGAATGGGGGAAAAACAAATTGGGGAGAAATTCTCAGTAATTCAGCGTCACTTCTTCCAGTTGCTGGGATTGCAGGTGCAGCTATTGAGGTCCTTCGTGAGGCAGTGACAAGTGTGCAGTCTGACAGTGACAAAGCCACCTCGACACCCTCTAAAACGCTCAGTAAAGTCAGACAATTCACGAAGCAGAGTGCAGTTACGGAGCCGTCCTTGTGCTCCACATTGTCACATTTTTCTTCCTCGAATGAAACGGAGGATGGCCTGAAGACAGATGCTCAAGCTGGTGTTCCATCGGAATCTGTAAATGAATCCCAAGAAGTAGAAAATGATGACAGCAGTTGTGATCCATCAGAGGGGGAGGCAGTGAAAGGGGGCCTGTCTGAGCATATCAGGGGTGAACACATGGAAGATTCacaaaaagaagtggaggagaaATCCGACAAGGCATCTGGAGAGGATGAGGATTCTGAGGATGGGGGAAAGAATGAAGATGAAGATGTCGAGAGTGGAAGTGACAGTGAAGATAAAAGGGAAGAATGTGAGAGTAGTAGTGacaaagaaacaggagaggagagcaatacgggagagggagaggaagataatgtatctgaggaagaagagggtgACGAGAAAACAAGCAGGAGTGATAAAGATGAAGGAAGTGATAAAACTAATGCTGCTGAAactgaaggagaggaagaaagcaGTAAGAAGACAAGTGATGGATTGAGTGACTCTGATGGGAGTGAAGGAGCTGAGGAGGAAGGTGAAAATGAAGAGTCCAGTGATGAAGAGAGTAAAGAggataaagagaaggagagtgAGGATGAAGAGAAGAAAAGCGGTGATGAATCAGAGAGCGATGAGAGCACGAACCGAGAgtcagagggggaggaggacgGAGAGGAAGGAGACACTGCAGAATCTGCCaaaactgaagaagaagaaaatgatgaagatgaagagggCGAAACTGAGGAACAAAATGATGCCTCCACAGAAAATGAGGATGAGGAGAAGGACTCGGTTGAAGATGAAGAGGCAGATAAGAGTGAAGGAGAGCAAGACAGTGATaagggagaggaagaagaagatagcgaggatgaggaagaggaacTCCAAGATGAAAAaagtgatgaagaagaagaggaagaaggaggTGAGGAAAGGGAAGAAAGTGAGTCCGTAGGTGATGGGGAAGCTGAGACAGAAGATGGAGAGGATGAGGACAAAGAagagagtgaggaggaggaagagtctgcagaagaggaagaggaagaagaggaggaggatacAGGGGACGAAGACATAGaagctgaggaagaagaggaagagaaggaggaggataCAGGGGACGAAGAAACAGAAGCTGAGGAAGAGAAGGCGGATACAggggatgaagaagaagaagctgaggAAGAGAATgaaagtgaggaagaggagaaatcaaaaggaaaaaataaaagcatggagcctgctaaaaaaaatctgttagaGAGTGAtgaaggggaggaggaggagggggaggagggggaaggtgaggaggaaggggaagaagaggaagaacagcaaaaacagacaaggctaagaggaaaaaggaaagacaTGAAAGGTAATGATGAGGAaactgatgatgaagatgaggatAGTGAGGAAGAGGGTGATGAAGAAGAAAGGGATGAAGAGAATAAGGAAAAGGGAAATGAGaaccaggaggaggaggaggcagaagaagagggaattgaggaagaggaaaaaggagatgaaaatgaagaagaggaggaggagaatgaggaagaggaggaccaAGCAaaattagcaaagaaaaaaaaagagaagcgaCAGAAACCGCCACCAGACAGAAGCAGCAAACAGAAAGAAGCACCCAAACCAGCACCGAGGACCAGGCAGAGAGCTGCAGGGGGGGCGAAAGCTGAGGACTCTCAGCAGTTCTGGAACGATGTCCTGCCTCAATACCTAGACCTTCAGTGA